In the Rhododendron vialii isolate Sample 1 chromosome 2a, ASM3025357v1 genome, gTTCTTTTTGCTATGTCACTTTTATCTCAATATCCTTGGGTGTAGGTTGCATCAGATAACATCAGAATCACTACCTTAATTAATTGCGAGAAGATGCAAAAACTGAATCAATCAGTCCTTGCCAAAAATAGTCTCAGAAAATGTTTCTTGGAGCCAATAGACTCCCCACATTTGAAACTGACAAAGGGGAACCCCGACATGCCATGGCTTAAAAATAAGGTAAAATGAATCTAGATTACCCAAAGGCTGACAGGGAAGATACGATATAACCGCACCAAAAGGCATTGCTCTACAGCCActacagcaaaaaaaaatgtcccTACTGCACCTCAAGGAAGTGAATCCCAAGATTCCCAACAGTGTCACCTCTGAACCTTATAGCTCTTTGTGCCGTGTGAAGGCCAGCCCAGAAAGTACTTTCAACACATCGCTTAACCAAGTTATCCGATGAATATAGTTAATAAACAGCTAATATGATCCCTACAAAAAGGGTTGTCATCAGACCTTCAACAGAATAGTCTaaaccttagttgcaggaaccttcaactatgcccacgtttcttcgacagaaacgcgtttccgcgttcccgtcgaaggaaactccaagaaacccgtcccaatgacgacgggaactcgttccttacctatatgggaacttacacccaaaaaaacggttgagagacttacgattcaagttgcaattggtacctttaaagttgttttgatcttgttagtgagcacatctgatattaaccttctagagtcatattaatgcccttaacttttacgcctacttaatatgcacaaagagctctattgtgtaatcatgtgctacaataaaaatgttgaaatataactagaaacttataattttaatagtaatattttgtggtagaataatatttttatattgacatttaacaatataaaattccaaaatatatttataattttaataatttttcctaaccgctcccaatggcgctcccacacttctgtgATCATCGGCTCCCCCGTCCCcgcccccgctcccgctcccgcttcgtgtaaCTAAGGTCTAAACAAACAGCAAGCACTTCGAACCCTGCTGCATAACAACTGGACTCACATTTTCAACTCAGAAAGCAGCAACCATTGAGGCCATCTGATTTAAAGATGAGATTCAAATATTCACAATATCACCCTCCCCCAGGGGCGACAATCAGCACCCACGAAAACATTGGCATATATATACCTATGTAGGCTATACAAACATTGGCATATATATACACCGGTGGTCATAAATCATAATTCGTGGTTGAACTACATTACGACAGTCACTTTTTTTATAGCATACACGGGTAGTTTTCCAGCAATGAAGAGCTGGAAACCGAAAAATCCACGTGGAAACTTCAAGGGGCTAATAATACTTACTTTCTCTTTCGCTGGTGTGCGCTTTTTCTTGGAACTTGTATTGGGGGTTTCCTCTTCAACTTTCTCTTCCACTGGTGTGCGCTTTCTCTTGGAACTTGTCTTGGGGGCGTCCTCTTCAACTTTGTCTTTCGCCGGTGTGCGCTTTTTCTTGGAACTTGTCTTGGGGGTGTCCTCTTCAACCTTCTTATCTAAGTTCAAGACAGGCTTTGGTGAAGGGATCATTTCCTACAATGTTCATAAGAACAACATTTACGATAGTgatctgaaaaaataaaacagagtaATTCCCAAGGTAACCACACCATACTTTGTCATCATCTTGGGCGGAAGACTTCTTCAAAATAGCTTTTCCACGTCCTTGCTTTTTCCcatctttcttatttttcaatgaGGACCGATCCATCCTAACACACAGTTTCAATGGTTTATCCTCCGAATCACTTGTAGTCCCACCTTCACTCTTCAATTTATCTGCCAAATCAGGAGTCCTCTCCTCAGTAGTACGCCCGGCAGTAGCCTTTTTCCCAGACCGTCTTTGTTGCTTTCCTTCCGAAACAAAGGTACCATCAGATGCCTCCTTAGAAACATCAGCAGATGGAGCAACTTCCCGAATCATTTTGTCATTCTTCTTTGCTCGCCCAACCTTTTCCGAACGGCCCTCAACAGGAACATTCCCACTGGAAGATGGAGAAGCAACATCCATTGCCTCACTACCTGTTTCTTTAGAAGAGGACATCTGAATGTTTTCTTTCTCATCCGCCGGAGGCACCAGGACCTCAACAGACGGCTCCCCAGAAGGTGAAGTATGGACTTCCTTGCTAAGACTACTTTCATGATGTGCAGTTGATTCAGCTTCTTTATCACCATCAACTCGCGAGGAGTCGTGGGGGTCAGTTGAATTAATTACAGACTTGGGTTTCCTTGCTCTCTTCTTGGATGTTTCTTCAGCCTTAGTATCTGATTTTGTTATCTTCCCACTATTAGACTCATCAGGTTCGCCATTGCTTGTTACAGTAGTATCAACTGACTGATCAGTTTGGTGAGCTTGCTCCTGCTCCCGCTCCTTTGATGACTCATGATCTTCCATTCTGTCCACACACCCAGCCTCCGCAACGCCATTACTCATAACTGACTTAGGAGATCTGTCCTCAACAGGATGATCTCCTTCAGGCCGAGTCTCTGGCACGCTTTCTTTAGTCAGCTGATCCTAGAATAACAACCTTGACAAAATTAGTTGCAGGAAAAGGTTTCCCCGCATAATATAGTGAATCAACTGATGACCAGAGACTAGATACAAAAGGAAACAGAAAATAACTGATGACCACATGCCTGGGCTGACTCCTCAGGAGATGCCATGACCAACTTGTTCTCATCCTGACACAATCCATCCAAGAAGTAACATAAGACTTGGTAAAATCAGAACAAATGACTAGTAGTAGTTTATATCCATGAAGCCTATGCTAcaaattccaacaaaaaaaaaaatttgaacttgaTCACACCTGAACTGCCAAATCTGAAGATGTCCTAGCCAAATTGCTATCCTCGGTCTAAAAAATCAGCACAGTACAACGTCAATACCAAATCATGCTTCAGAAATGTCAAGtaccaagggaaaaaaaactcaaaaccaaacactacaATTGAATCTAAGGCTCTACGCCATACACTTTCTTTCAAATTCATTTGTTTCCTTTGCCGCGGTAATGACAATTTAAGCAACCAATATCAGCAGCAAAATGGTATCCACTAGCAAAACATTACTTTCATAGGGTAACAATGAAGAAAAGAGCTCCcctacttcaaaaaaaaaagacaaatgtCAGATATCAACATAAAAATCCAAGTGGATTTATCACTGGACAGTTGATCAATCATGGCTATCCCAGGACAAAACTAATTCCCCACTATGTTTCTTAGATCCATTTTGGCGAAGCACCCATGCTGTGTCGTCTGTACAGAACGGGTGCGGATATGGGATATATACACGACACAACATTTCAAAACCGGACAAAGCGTTCCTATTCAATAGCACTTGCGGGCAAAGTGGGCTGTTATAGCACACATTTATAGTTTCCTATGAAGTCCTGGCACGCCTAATGGTTGGTGTATCCATGTTGGACACACTGGTAACCAACACAATGAGGAGACGTGTGATATGCTCCGTATCCAACTATTTATAACAACATTTAAAAGGGAACACGTGCGAGATATGTTGAGGAAAAATATCTCAAGCAAGACATGCGGGAACAAGTCGTTGTGTCAATTCATAACGCAAAAATTAATATCAAATGTCAAAAATTATAACAAACTTGTCATTTGTGCCTCATAATTTGCCTTTTTGATGGCTCACCTCTGAATATTGTagtattaattttaattttcgtgCTAAGTTTTAGTATTGGTTTCAATCAATTTTGGGACTTTGCAAATACAATATTCGTATTCAACAATTGAAAAACTATATAAAAAGATGACCCCGTTCAATTTCTATCATATCCCTGAGGTGTTGATGTCCCTGCTTTTCATCGTTCCATAGGTTATTTCTTTTCCTGGCTTGGGCAGTTATGGCATGCATTAAGTGTTGAGATTAACTACTTTTTGGACTTGAGTCAATTACAAAAAGTTCAATAAGGCTCACGGCATATATTAAAGAGTTTGAACTTCGGAGCCTTAATTGGCTTGTCCATGTTCTGGTCAAtcaaatttcaaaccaaaaaagacACTTGGCCAACTTGTATGGGAAAGAATATATcaccaaatatttatttaacatATCCCCAAACACGTACCCAAACTGGGACTAATATTTGTCTATCTTCAATTTGTAGATTTGACATGTCCAATCCTAAGAAATACACTAGCACCCAATTCCCAACCCCGAATCTAGGGGTAGACCTAGGCTTGAGCCGGCCGGGGACCATGAACTGCTCCCACATTAGGTACATAAATACATATATGtaacatacatatatattaagTTGACAAATCGCATGATTCACAATTTGATTCCTTATTCAATTCACGGTTCATGAAAAAGCAATCCGAACCTGCCGGTGAAACAAAGTTTATGGAGATTGGGTGATGAACCATAAGTTTCATGATCCAATCAATTGTTGCGTTCGATAAATATTGACAAATATGAAACCAATTGTACCATTATGATTTTGGGAAAAGACACGAATATAACTTCATAGAGCATTAAGTTCGTGAAACGATATTCCCATGCAAAATATTCCAATGCATTAAGTTCATGAAACCACTTTTTTGCTGATCACTAATTGATTAGAATATTTATTCGTATTCAGAGCATGTCGAAAACTTGTTCTCTAGTTTTTCTCAAACATTAAAATAATCATTTAATATATGTTTAAGGCTAAGATACCTCATTCTCATGAGTGAACTATTAGTAGTTTGGTGAAATTTCCATAGCTTATTATCATTTCAGTCAACAGATGGGGAAAAAGTCATCAAAATGTTACTATTATAATTTGCTAGACTTTAACTATACAAATGGAAAGTATTATTGAGTGTGATTTCTTACATGAACACGAATATCGACAAATACATCTCTTTAATTCTTGTATACTATAAATCATAAATTGTTGCAGGGCTTAAAGACTTGAAGCAACCCACTTATGTTGCCATATGAGAGTTTCTTACCTACTAGGCTACATAATAAGTATTAGAAACATACTTCGCAAAGTTTTAAGGCCAAGTATTCATTTTAAATGAATCTTTAATATCTATATATTCATTTTCCTATTGTGACTGAATCTTTTCCGATTCACAATTCAAGTCGATACAAGATTCAAAAAAAGGCCATTTCAATCAACTATTTAACAACCTTATATGAAAATATAGTTATACTGTCATAACTCCTTACATACTACAGAATACATAAAAGCATCTTACTCATAATTGCAATGAATGTAAGCTTGAATATATATCATCGTTACATACTGGCATTATATGAAAAGAATTCTGTATTATTACAACTTAATTTCGTAATTATAAAACAAATTTCTTTCCTAATTTGGCCCTTCTCGAAATCCAAATATTGGTGGACGCTGCATGAGTCCCTGTAACGCAGTTTCCCTATGATTGATCATACAGATACACGTTATTCGAGCCAGTGGAAAGTTCTCCTCCCTTCTAACCAAGCTATCAAGACATATAGATGCAAACCAACCGTGGCACGGGAAATTTTCTACCATGCAAGATGAACGGTAGCAATACAATTGGGGGATTGGGCACAGATGATGTACTTGCACAGCAGTTGCAATGGGATGGTGGTTAGGTGGGATTGCTTGTGCATACAAAGCCAGCAGTGACTGCAGCTGCAGAACAGGAATGTCACCACTTACTACGTCATCATTGGATTCACTTGGGTAACCCTTTATGTCAATTGTCATTTATTTATGGGTATTATTTACATGTAATTGAACAAGGCTATAATTGGGTACATAAATAGCAGAAATTTGTAGAAACACTAGCGGTAAAGATTATCATTAAGACATTCCAAAGAATGTCCAATTTAGAATTACCATGAAACAAATCTATAGTTTATTACTCTTACCTAGGCAGGTTATTCAAACAACAGCGCACTCTCACTACACCCACTCTTCCACTTCTTAGAACTTAGAGTCAACCATGTACAAAAGAATGTCATGTCGAGATGTAAGATAGCATACCGACTGTTCTCCACAAGTATTACGATCATTACGTCCATCAGCATCAGTTGTTTCATTGCATATAGAAGTAATTACTTTGTTGTAATCATCTAATGATAGGCGCAGGGACTTCATAGCTTGTATAAGGCACGGTTTGAGCTTTATTGCGGAGTTTTCAACTACTCTCTCCGCCAGTTTCCGAGCAATTGCAGGAACCCCCTGAGATAATAAATCCCTTCtaagaaacataaaaaacaaacaacagaGATAGAAGAATCCATCAAATAACATTTGACCTGATTTTCGCTTTTCAAGCTAGCTAGGATGGGAGAGATTAGCTCCAAAGAAATATCTTCACTTTCCTCCAATACAAGAGTCATAATTGTCTCCATGGAGGAAAAGACATTATCAGGGTGATCATCCCTGGATGTTCAACAAAAGAAATATAAGCTGCTGAAAACAGAAACAT is a window encoding:
- the LOC131317864 gene encoding sister chromatid cohesion protein PDS5 homolog C-like isoform X2, whose protein sequence is MSFMDTRELERQLEEAGNKLLQLPPSVDEILSLLDEVENYLSRVEQSPSKSMQTALSPSRKALVADELLRHQDADVKVAVASCISEITRITAPDAPYDDDQMKDIFQLIVSSFENLSDKSSRSYDRRTLILETVATIRSYVVMLDLECDGLIVEMFQHFLKAIRDDHPDNVFSSMETIMTLVLEESEDISLELISPILASLKSENQGVPAIARKLAERVVENSAIKLKPCLIQAMKSLRLSLDDYNKVITSICNETTDADGRNDRNTCGEQSTEDSNLARTSSDLAVQDENKLVMASPEESAQDQLTKESVPETRPEGDHPVEDRSPKSVMSNGVAEAGCVDRMEDHESSKEREQEQAHQTDQSVDTTVTSNGEPDESNSGKITKSDTKAEETSKKRARKPKSVINSTDPHDSSRVDGDKEAESTAHHESSLSKEVHTSPSGEPSVEVLVPPADEKENIQMSSSKETGSEAMDVASPSSSGNVPVEGRSEKVGRAKKNDKMIREVAPSADVSKEASDGTFVSEGKQQRRSGKKATAGRTTEERTPDLADKLKSEGGTTSDSEDKPLKLCVRMDRSSLKNKKDGKKQGRGKAILKKSSAQDDDKEMIPSPKPVLNLDKKVEEDTPKTSSKKKRTPAKDKVEEDAPKTSSKRKRTPVEEKVEEETPNTSSKKKRTPAKEKASDTVVYGRNLVDSKVKVWWPDDEKFYEGVIVSYDSVKKKHKVSYTDGDKEVLNLRQEKWEFVGDDSMSDAEQADECRSPDPSHEMQKKKRAKTKSEPSTKQVKMEGSRGGGASSSKSKGADAKSDSKSRVDAKVSDNKSGDKTEDARDGKFEDLSKKARRKSNADGSTADGKSKVDGGTPKTSLKPKSGTRKTDAEDTPKTTAPKTASKSKGKETISGKKFKDGSSKVEETEGKEEETPEKASKSKGNASRSGNKSKANGSGKVKETERKEDESPETIAEGMSSKVKNTGSKSGKKRRRGGAKR
- the LOC131317864 gene encoding sister chromatid cohesion protein PDS5 homolog C-like isoform X3 — encoded protein: MACTDTGELERQLEEAGNKLLQLPPSVDEILSLLDQVENYLSRVEQSPSKSMQTALSPSRKALVADELLRHQDVDVKVAVASCISEITRITAPDAPYDDDQMKDIFQLIVSSFENLSDKSSRSYDRRTLILETVAKVRSCVVMLDLECDGLIVEMFQHFLKAIRDDHPDNVFSSMETIMTLVLEESEDISLELISPILASLKSENQGVPAIARKLAERVVENSAIKLKPCLIQAMKSLRLSLDDYNKVITSICNETTDADGRNDRNTCGEQSTEDSNLARTSSDLAVQDENKLVMASPEESAQLTKESVPETRPEGDHPVEDRSPKSVMSNGVAEAGCVDRMEDHESSKEREQEQAHQTDQSVDTTVTSNGEPDESNSGKITKSDTKAEETSKKRARKPKSVINSTDPHDSSRVDGDKEAESTAHHESSLSKEVHTSPSGEPSVEVLVPPADEKENIQMSSSKETGSEAMDVASPSSSGNVPVEGRSEKVGRAKKNDKMIREVAPSADVSKEASDGTFVSEGKQQRRSGKKATAGRTTEERTPDLADKLKSEGGTTSDSEDKPLKLCVRMDRSSLKNKKDGKKQGRGKAILKKSSAQDDDKEMIPSPKPVLNLDKKVEEDTPKTSSKKKRTPAKDKVEEDAPKTSSKRKRTPVEEKVEEETPNTSSKKKRTPAKEKASDTVVYGRNLVDSKVKVWWPDDEKFYEGVIVSYDSVKKKHKVSYTDGDKEVLNLRQEKWEFVGDDSMSDAEQADECRSPDPSHEMQKKKRAKTKSEPSTKQVKMEGSRGGGASSSKSKGADAKSDSKSRVDAKVSDNKSGDKTEDARDGKFEDLSKKARRKSNADGSTADGKSKVDGGTPKTSLKPKSGTRKTDAEDTPKTTAPKTASKSKGKETISGKKFKDGSSKVEETEGKEEETPEKASKSKGNASRSGNKSKANGSGKVKETERKEDESPETIAEGMSSKVKNTGSKSGKKRRRGGAKR
- the LOC131317864 gene encoding sister chromatid cohesion protein PDS5 homolog C-like isoform X1 gives rise to the protein MACTDTGELERQLEEAGNKLLQLPPSVDEILSLLDQVENYLSRVEQSPSKSMQTALSPSRKALVADELLRHQDVDVKVAVASCISEITRITAPDAPYDDDQMKDIFQLIVSSFENLSDKSSRSYDRRTLILETVAKVRSCVVMLDLECDGLIVEMFQHFLKAIRDDHPDNVFSSMETIMTLVLEESEDISLELISPILASLKSENQGVPAIARKLAERVVENSAIKLKPCLIQAMKSLRLSLDDYNKVITSICNETTDADGRNDRNTCGEQSTEDSNLARTSSDLAVQDENKLVMASPEESAQDQLTKESVPETRPEGDHPVEDRSPKSVMSNGVAEAGCVDRMEDHESSKEREQEQAHQTDQSVDTTVTSNGEPDESNSGKITKSDTKAEETSKKRARKPKSVINSTDPHDSSRVDGDKEAESTAHHESSLSKEVHTSPSGEPSVEVLVPPADEKENIQMSSSKETGSEAMDVASPSSSGNVPVEGRSEKVGRAKKNDKMIREVAPSADVSKEASDGTFVSEGKQQRRSGKKATAGRTTEERTPDLADKLKSEGGTTSDSEDKPLKLCVRMDRSSLKNKKDGKKQGRGKAILKKSSAQDDDKEMIPSPKPVLNLDKKVEEDTPKTSSKKKRTPAKDKVEEDAPKTSSKRKRTPVEEKVEEETPNTSSKKKRTPAKEKASDTVVYGRNLVDSKVKVWWPDDEKFYEGVIVSYDSVKKKHKVSYTDGDKEVLNLRQEKWEFVGDDSMSDAEQADECRSPDPSHEMQKKKRAKTKSEPSTKQVKMEGSRGGGASSSKSKGADAKSDSKSRVDAKVSDNKSGDKTEDARDGKFEDLSKKARRKSNADGSTADGKSKVDGGTPKTSLKPKSGTRKTDAEDTPKTTAPKTASKSKGKETISGKKFKDGSSKVEETEGKEEETPEKASKSKGNASRSGNKSKANGSGKVKETERKEDESPETIAEGMSSKVKNTGSKSGKKRRRGGAKR